From the Arthrobacter sp. PM3 genome, one window contains:
- a CDS encoding LacI family DNA-binding transcriptional regulator, whose translation MKKAPTIRDVAAAAGVSVSVVSRVLNPDSGPVAPAKRQEVLRVIDDLGYRPRAAARELSAGHALTIGLVVTDLSNPFFARLADRIVWEARSHGVQVVLMTTQEDPHLEAESLDTLLDRSVSGVIATPTGGNIEKWARLQDLGVNVVFVDRTIEELGDADVVSIENFDSARRSTEYLIGLGHTRIALVTGPLSTSTGRARIGGYRAAHEGASLPVDPLLIRDVPFRGDAGGDAVGSLLAMPQPPTALIVANTAQVQSSVRRLVQRGVRIPEDLSVIVFDDNPWTELMSPPLSVIRQPLDMLAVHALELVLGRMQGKLPDGARLIEVKADFLPRNSCAPLAHIPIH comes from the coding sequence GTGAAAAAGGCCCCAACCATTCGCGATGTCGCGGCGGCTGCGGGAGTTTCGGTCTCCGTAGTGTCCCGGGTCCTGAACCCGGATTCCGGCCCCGTGGCACCGGCAAAGCGGCAGGAAGTCCTCCGGGTCATCGACGACCTCGGCTACCGCCCGCGGGCGGCGGCCCGCGAACTCAGCGCAGGGCACGCCCTCACAATCGGGCTCGTCGTCACCGATCTGTCCAACCCGTTCTTCGCGCGCCTGGCGGACCGCATTGTCTGGGAGGCCCGCAGCCACGGGGTTCAGGTGGTCCTGATGACCACCCAGGAGGATCCGCATCTGGAGGCGGAGTCCCTCGACACCCTCCTGGACCGGTCCGTCAGCGGCGTCATCGCCACCCCGACGGGCGGAAACATTGAAAAATGGGCGCGCCTGCAGGACCTGGGCGTGAACGTGGTCTTCGTCGACCGCACCATCGAGGAGCTCGGCGACGCCGACGTCGTCAGCATCGAAAACTTCGACTCCGCCCGGCGCTCCACCGAGTACCTGATCGGCCTCGGCCATACCCGGATCGCCCTCGTCACGGGGCCCCTAAGCACGTCAACCGGCAGGGCAAGGATTGGCGGCTACCGGGCCGCGCATGAAGGCGCGTCCCTCCCGGTTGATCCCCTGCTCATCCGCGATGTTCCCTTCCGCGGTGATGCCGGGGGCGATGCGGTAGGCTCACTTCTGGCCATGCCGCAGCCGCCAACCGCCCTCATTGTCGCCAACACGGCGCAGGTGCAGAGCTCGGTGCGGCGGCTGGTTCAGCGAGGGGTCCGCATTCCGGAAGACCTCTCCGTGATCGTCTTCGATGACAATCCGTGGACAGAACTCATGTCGCCGCCGCTGAGCGTGATCCGCCAGCCGCTGGACATGCTCGCCGTTCATGCCCTCGAACTGGTGCTTGGACGCATGCAGGGCAAGCTTCCGGACGGTGCCCGCCTCATCGAGGTGAAGGCCGATTTCCTGCCGCGTAACAGCTGCGCCCCGCTCGCCCACATTCCTATCCACTAA
- a CDS encoding putative quinol monooxygenase, translating to MPVVVTAAFTPKEGAFDQVVAALSPAIAEVHEEPGCLLYAIHESPDGRILMIEKWESAELLDAHGAGEPVKRLNASLAGLLERPVEVMRHEPIPAGTPGQGAL from the coding sequence ATGCCCGTCGTCGTAACCGCAGCATTCACGCCCAAAGAGGGGGCCTTCGACCAGGTCGTCGCGGCCCTGTCCCCTGCCATCGCCGAGGTGCACGAGGAGCCAGGCTGCCTGCTTTACGCCATCCATGAATCTCCCGACGGCCGAATCCTCATGATCGAGAAGTGGGAGTCCGCCGAGCTGCTGGACGCCCACGGCGCCGGCGAGCCGGTCAAGCGCCTCAACGCGTCCCTGGCCGGCCTTCTGGAGCGGCCGGTCGAAGTGATGCGCCACGAGCCGATCCCCGCCGGGACCCCGGGCCAGGGCGCGCTCTAA
- a CDS encoding MBL fold metallo-hydrolase, translating to MHPDAYIDFTAGTPRTGDLNVAWIHGSESAKHNTDPDIQVHAYNEHTLILRQNMAVNYEAPFMFLLFGNTRAVLIDTGATESADFFPLRRVVDGLVDAWLAAHPRDGYGLLVLHTHPHGDHVAGDPQFTDRPDTMLVGAERDRAWEFFGFKNGDGDGTFDPAHVDLGGRVLKCWPSPGHHDAAVTLYDPCTGLLLTGDTVYPGRLYIQDWPAFVRTIDRLLGFCVTHAVTHVLGCHIEMSREPGVDYPIFTTYQPDEPPLQMTVDQLRQIRRAIDQVDGRSGRHVFPGFILCVEGGTRRTGAAG from the coding sequence ATGCACCCTGACGCATACATCGATTTCACCGCCGGCACGCCCCGCACCGGCGACCTCAATGTCGCCTGGATCCACGGATCAGAGTCCGCCAAGCACAACACGGACCCCGACATCCAGGTCCACGCCTACAACGAGCACACCCTGATCCTGCGGCAGAACATGGCCGTCAACTACGAGGCCCCGTTCATGTTCCTGCTCTTCGGCAATACCCGGGCCGTGCTGATCGACACCGGGGCCACGGAGTCCGCGGACTTCTTCCCCCTGCGCCGCGTTGTCGACGGGCTGGTGGACGCGTGGCTTGCCGCGCACCCCCGCGACGGCTACGGGCTACTGGTCCTGCATACCCATCCGCACGGGGACCATGTCGCGGGCGATCCCCAGTTCACGGACCGCCCCGACACCATGCTGGTGGGTGCGGAACGCGACCGCGCGTGGGAGTTCTTCGGGTTCAAGAACGGCGACGGTGACGGCACGTTCGATCCGGCGCACGTGGATCTGGGCGGCCGGGTCCTGAAGTGCTGGCCCAGCCCGGGACACCACGATGCGGCCGTCACGCTCTATGATCCTTGCACCGGACTCCTGCTCACCGGGGACACTGTCTATCCCGGCCGGCTCTACATCCAGGACTGGCCCGCGTTCGTCCGCACCATCGACCGGCTGCTCGGGTTCTGCGTTACACACGCCGTCACCCATGTCCTGGGCTGCCATATCGAAATGTCGCGGGAGCCCGGCGTCGACTACCCGATCTTCACCACCTACCAGCCGGACGAACCCCCGCTGCAGATGACGGTGGACCAGCTGCGGCAGATCCGCCGGGCCATCGATCAGGTGGACGGGCGCTCCGGCCGGCACGTGTTCCCCGGCTTCATCCTCTGCGTCGAGGGGGGAACTCGGCGGACTGGGGCAGCTGGTTAG
- a CDS encoding long-chain-fatty-acid--CoA ligase has protein sequence MENTDLKPWVKNYQPGVPAEIELPTESLVDMLDRSVAEAGDAPALEFFGRRTSYTGLGEQVERAAEGLRRLGVRAGDRVALILPNCPQHVVAFYAVLRLGAIVVEHNPLYTSRELRHQFEDHQARIVIAWDKAAAAVREFPDDVEIDHVVSVNLLDAFPAAKRLALHLPVKKLRDTRASLTAAAPGTTPWKDLLGHGRIDPAHPRPAVGDLAAIQYTSGTTGRPKGAMLTHFNLYANALQGEAWMHGAEYGKEVFYAILPMFHAFGMTLYLTYGIRKQGLLVLFPKFDPDLVLTAMKKSPATVYCAVPPIYERTAMAAKEKGISLRSCKYCISGAMNLPDHVVELWESVSGGLLVEGYGMTESSPVAMGNPFHPTRRTGTIGVPFPSTLMKVVDIDNPDTEVPQGQPGELLIKGPQVFQGYWNNPEETAKTLTPDGWLRTGDVVTVDADGFTTIVDRAKELIITGGFNVSPTEVEAALRLHPGVADAAVIGKPLERGGEMVVAAVELAPGATLDEEALRTYCREHLAGYKVPRRIVAIDDMPRSMLGKILRKQVRDQILPGL, from the coding sequence ATGGAGAATACTGACCTGAAGCCCTGGGTGAAGAACTACCAGCCGGGTGTCCCGGCGGAGATCGAACTACCCACGGAGTCGCTGGTGGACATGCTGGACCGGTCCGTGGCCGAGGCCGGGGACGCGCCGGCCCTGGAGTTCTTCGGCCGCCGCACCAGCTACACCGGGCTCGGCGAACAGGTGGAGCGGGCCGCGGAGGGCCTGCGCCGGCTTGGCGTCCGCGCGGGGGACCGGGTGGCCCTGATCCTGCCGAACTGTCCGCAGCACGTCGTCGCGTTCTACGCGGTCCTGCGCCTCGGCGCCATCGTCGTCGAACACAACCCGCTGTACACCTCCCGGGAACTGCGCCACCAGTTCGAGGACCACCAGGCGCGGATCGTGATCGCCTGGGACAAGGCCGCGGCCGCCGTCCGCGAGTTCCCGGACGACGTCGAGATCGACCACGTGGTCTCTGTCAACCTCCTGGACGCTTTCCCGGCCGCCAAGCGGCTGGCCCTGCACCTGCCGGTGAAGAAGCTGCGCGACACGCGCGCCTCACTGACCGCGGCGGCGCCCGGCACCACGCCGTGGAAGGACCTGCTCGGCCACGGCCGGATCGACCCCGCGCACCCGCGCCCCGCCGTCGGCGACCTCGCCGCGATCCAGTACACCTCGGGCACCACCGGCCGGCCCAAAGGTGCCATGCTGACCCACTTCAATCTGTACGCCAACGCGCTGCAGGGTGAGGCCTGGATGCACGGTGCGGAATATGGCAAGGAAGTGTTTTATGCCATCCTGCCCATGTTTCACGCGTTCGGCATGACGCTCTACCTCACCTACGGCATCCGGAAGCAGGGCCTGCTGGTGCTGTTCCCGAAGTTTGACCCCGACCTGGTCCTCACTGCGATGAAAAAGTCGCCCGCGACCGTCTACTGCGCGGTGCCGCCGATCTACGAACGCACCGCCATGGCAGCTAAAGAGAAGGGCATTTCGCTGCGGTCCTGCAAGTACTGCATTTCCGGGGCCATGAACCTGCCCGACCACGTGGTGGAGCTGTGGGAATCCGTGTCCGGCGGGCTCCTGGTGGAAGGGTACGGGATGACCGAGTCCTCGCCGGTGGCCATGGGCAACCCCTTCCACCCCACCCGCCGGACCGGGACCATCGGGGTGCCCTTCCCGTCCACGCTCATGAAAGTCGTGGACATCGACAACCCGGACACGGAAGTGCCTCAGGGCCAGCCCGGGGAGCTGCTCATCAAGGGCCCGCAGGTGTTCCAGGGCTACTGGAACAACCCCGAGGAAACCGCGAAAACGCTCACCCCGGACGGCTGGCTGCGCACCGGCGACGTCGTCACCGTCGACGCGGACGGCTTCACCACCATCGTGGACCGGGCCAAGGAACTCATCATCACCGGCGGCTTCAACGTCTCGCCCACCGAAGTGGAGGCCGCGCTGCGCCTCCACCCGGGCGTCGCCGACGCTGCCGTGATCGGCAAACCGCTGGAACGCGGCGGCGAGATGGTGGTCGCCGCCGTCGAACTCGCCCCGGGCGCGACCCTCGACGAGGAGGCCCTGCGCACGTACTGCCGGGAACATCTCGCCGGGTACAAGGTGCCCCGGCGGATCGTGGCGATCGATGACATGCCCCGTTCGATGCTGGGGAAGATCCTCCGCAAGCAGGTCCGGGACCAGATCCTGCCGGGGCTGTGA
- a CDS encoding IclR family transcriptional regulator C-terminal domain-containing protein yields MEEQPAYFVKSVEKAFDVLLAFTPESPRLTVSQVATTADMTRASARRFLLTLTDLGYLRADGPHFELTPRSLDIGQSFLANLTLPKVAEPHLKSLAARLNETTSLCILDGTDVVYVACVPSPRLLSVSISVGTRFPAWATSMGRVLLGALSETELQAYFDSVHLQRFTERSIGSIDQLRAEIDTARAKGWSMVSQELEEGLRGVAVPVWRGHDVVAAINVSLQTHRAPAEDIEKSVVPLLQDAARQIGNDYGGRLAGESRTGSRG; encoded by the coding sequence ATGGAGGAGCAACCGGCGTATTTTGTGAAGTCGGTGGAAAAGGCCTTTGACGTCCTGCTCGCCTTCACTCCGGAGTCTCCGCGGCTCACCGTCTCCCAGGTCGCCACCACGGCGGACATGACCCGGGCCTCCGCACGGCGGTTCCTGCTGACCCTGACGGATCTGGGCTATCTCCGCGCCGACGGTCCGCATTTCGAGCTGACACCCCGCTCGCTGGACATCGGCCAGTCGTTCCTGGCGAACCTGACACTCCCGAAAGTGGCCGAGCCGCACCTGAAGTCGCTGGCTGCGCGGCTCAACGAAACGACCTCGCTGTGCATCCTCGACGGTACCGATGTGGTCTACGTGGCCTGCGTACCCTCACCGCGGCTGCTCAGCGTCTCCATCAGCGTGGGAACCCGCTTCCCGGCCTGGGCGACGTCGATGGGACGGGTCCTCTTGGGGGCACTCTCAGAAACGGAACTGCAGGCATACTTCGACTCGGTCCACCTGCAGCGGTTCACCGAACGTTCCATCGGAAGCATCGACCAGCTCCGCGCCGAAATCGACACGGCACGGGCCAAGGGCTGGTCGATGGTGTCACAGGAACTGGAGGAAGGCCTGCGCGGCGTTGCCGTGCCCGTGTGGCGCGGCCACGACGTCGTCGCGGCCATCAACGTTTCCCTGCAGACGCACCGGGCTCCCGCCGAGGACATCGAAAAGTCGGTCGTGCCGCTCCTGCAGGACGCGGCGCGGCAGATCGGCAACGACTACGGCGGACGGCTCGCCGGAGAGTCCAGGACAGGGTCCCGGGGATAG
- a CDS encoding shikimate dehydrogenase: MDIQNLASRLFLIGSEASRAMSPGLWNPVLEELGGRWSYEAWDVPRGAPMSRVRARLLGSDVVAANVTMPHKQWAARAADTVSEAVRLSGASNLLIRKDGMLAAHNTDVAAVAALLGGRHQRHVVMLGAGGAARAALVALKGLAGRVTVADRDPEAARQLHALAGQLGMDAETATWADAQEQASRASLIVNATPVGKRSEDAPVWGGSRLAGDAFVYDFVYAGHVTGTIAAAREQGLRHADGWDHLRAQAAAMIPLLGLAPQTDALLQRTLAAIQAKG; encoded by the coding sequence TTGGACATCCAGAACCTGGCCTCCCGGCTGTTCCTCATCGGTTCAGAAGCCTCGCGGGCGATGTCGCCCGGGCTGTGGAACCCCGTCCTCGAAGAACTCGGCGGGCGCTGGAGTTACGAGGCCTGGGACGTGCCACGCGGCGCGCCCATGTCCCGGGTCCGGGCCCGGCTGCTGGGATCGGACGTCGTCGCCGCCAATGTGACCATGCCCCACAAGCAGTGGGCCGCCCGGGCCGCGGACACCGTGAGCGAAGCGGTCCGGCTCAGCGGCGCCTCCAACCTGCTCATCCGCAAAGACGGGATGCTGGCCGCACACAACACCGACGTTGCCGCCGTCGCCGCGCTGCTCGGCGGGCGGCATCAGCGGCACGTGGTCATGCTCGGAGCCGGCGGGGCCGCCCGGGCCGCCCTGGTGGCGCTCAAAGGACTGGCCGGCCGGGTCACCGTCGCGGACCGGGACCCCGAAGCCGCGCGGCAGTTGCACGCGCTCGCCGGGCAGTTGGGCATGGACGCGGAGACGGCCACGTGGGCGGACGCCCAAGAGCAGGCGTCCCGGGCTTCACTGATCGTCAACGCGACGCCGGTTGGAAAAAGGAGCGAGGACGCACCGGTATGGGGAGGTTCCAGACTGGCCGGGGATGCTTTCGTGTACGACTTCGTCTACGCCGGACACGTGACCGGAACCATCGCAGCCGCGAGAGAACAGGGACTGCGTCATGCCGACGGCTGGGACCATCTGCGTGCCCAGGCGGCAGCCATGATCCCGCTCCTGGGCCTGGCTCCCCAGACGGATGCGCTGCTGCAGCGCACGCTTGCGGCCATCCAGGCGAAGGGCTGA
- a CDS encoding MFS transporter — MTKLATSPALVEEERKLKRAKKAALAAFLGGALEYYDFFIYATAASLIFSKIFFPPGDPTAALLASFATFGVAYIARPFGAVLFGHLGDKIGRKTTLVLTLVMMGGATFLIGMLPDFSTAGYWAPAMLVLLRLMQGLSAGAETAGASALTMEEAPAGRRGFFASFAMSGISFGIVLASLAFLPVAAMSEADRLSWGWRIPFWLSIVVLIVAFLVRRTLEEPEVFEEKHDHGELVKLPFAKMFKTHPAQFFQVALMSFQVVTNTFMQSFGLAYAVSVGVSASTMLTVSILGNVIAIATQPLAARLSDRFGRRIVFITGVVGSGLMIFAYFSVISTGNVPMIFVASTLITAGTYAASNAVYPAWFSELFNVKVRYSGMAIGLQIGILCAGFTPLLGTALVGPDKANWLPAAWIVAGSSLLAVAGAIWARETSKTPLRELGNPVP, encoded by the coding sequence ATGACCAAACTCGCAACCAGCCCCGCGCTCGTCGAGGAAGAGCGCAAGCTCAAGCGGGCCAAGAAGGCAGCCCTGGCCGCGTTCCTGGGCGGCGCCCTCGAGTACTACGACTTCTTCATCTACGCCACCGCGGCGTCGCTGATCTTCTCCAAGATCTTCTTCCCGCCGGGCGACCCCACGGCTGCCCTGCTGGCCTCCTTCGCGACCTTCGGCGTCGCCTACATTGCGCGGCCCTTCGGGGCGGTGCTCTTCGGCCACCTCGGCGACAAGATCGGCCGCAAGACAACGCTGGTCCTGACCCTGGTCATGATGGGCGGGGCGACCTTCCTCATCGGCATGCTGCCCGACTTCAGCACCGCGGGCTACTGGGCACCGGCCATGCTGGTTCTCCTGCGGCTCATGCAGGGTCTCTCCGCCGGCGCCGAAACCGCCGGCGCATCCGCACTGACCATGGAAGAGGCCCCCGCCGGCCGCCGCGGCTTCTTCGCGAGCTTCGCGATGAGCGGCATCTCCTTCGGCATCGTGCTGGCCTCGCTGGCTTTCCTGCCGGTGGCCGCCATGAGCGAGGCCGACCGCCTGTCCTGGGGCTGGCGCATTCCGTTCTGGCTCTCCATCGTCGTGCTGATCGTCGCGTTCCTCGTCCGCCGCACGCTGGAGGAACCGGAAGTCTTCGAAGAAAAGCACGACCACGGCGAACTCGTGAAGCTGCCCTTCGCCAAGATGTTCAAGACGCACCCTGCACAGTTCTTCCAGGTCGCCCTGATGTCCTTCCAGGTGGTCACGAACACCTTCATGCAGTCCTTCGGCCTGGCCTACGCCGTGTCCGTCGGGGTGAGCGCATCGACCATGCTGACGGTAAGCATCCTCGGCAACGTAATTGCCATCGCCACGCAGCCGCTCGCTGCCCGGCTCTCGGACAGGTTCGGCCGCCGGATTGTCTTCATCACTGGCGTCGTCGGGTCCGGACTGATGATCTTTGCCTATTTCTCGGTGATCTCGACCGGGAACGTCCCGATGATCTTCGTGGCCAGCACGCTGATCACCGCCGGCACGTACGCGGCCTCGAATGCTGTTTACCCGGCATGGTTCTCGGAGCTGTTCAACGTCAAGGTCCGCTACTCCGGGATGGCGATCGGCCTGCAGATCGGCATCCTCTGCGCCGGATTCACCCCGCTGCTCGGCACCGCGCTGGTCGGCCCGGACAAGGCCAACTGGCTGCCGGCTGCCTGGATCGTCGCCGGCTCCTCGCTCCTCGCCGTCGCCGGTGCCATTTGGGCCCGCGAAACCAGCAAGACGCCGCTGCGCGAACTCGGGAACCCCGTTCCTTAA
- a CDS encoding CdaR family transcriptional regulator, translating to MAAATVDDILADLPLGFATLMLRPSRTDAAIERLLIVDADDDTPDGGGAFVLLVGVRGRSALPALRRLLKDPPLVLAVKGGPGELGEAEELLRAAGTGLLLVDPAADWDRLMSIAKDRIQPRSYQREVLTLLEEDLFAIAQTTARLTSSHVLIEDAANKVLAYSTVTNNIDELRKASILSRRGPRKYEVLLKDLGAYRELHRTRLPVRVPARPQDGLRERVAITLFAGERIMGYIWLQETGAGFGDDVDYVLTGSAARASAELIRYRNQQSVHMREDRVVRILSGPAEAAASAHSEKIPADLPTALILIGMSAAEAQADDAALKHGELANLASIHAAAYKPSAVVGQFHGDTAVIIPGLQSANAEAGLRSLAEAIVKDTAKHLGISPFAAVGPVVPDLLSIHSATGITEALLGCMRRSGDVPVSGVDDFEAEILFHDAVENFTTSAFRHRSLWALLRDDPELAETLRAYFDAALDVAECARRMQLHKNTVYYRINKVSRVTGLDFSNPRDSLVALLHIQEWAGTQKEHLGRR from the coding sequence ATGGCCGCCGCTACTGTTGACGACATCCTCGCGGATCTTCCGCTGGGTTTCGCCACCCTCATGCTTCGGCCCTCCCGCACGGATGCGGCCATCGAGCGCCTGCTGATCGTCGACGCCGACGACGACACTCCCGACGGCGGCGGCGCGTTCGTCCTGCTCGTCGGGGTTCGGGGCCGCTCGGCTTTGCCGGCGCTGCGGCGTCTGCTTAAGGATCCTCCCCTGGTGCTGGCCGTCAAGGGCGGTCCCGGGGAACTGGGCGAAGCCGAAGAGCTGCTCCGGGCCGCCGGAACGGGTCTGCTTCTGGTGGATCCGGCCGCGGACTGGGACCGGTTGATGTCCATCGCGAAGGACCGCATCCAGCCGCGCAGCTACCAGCGCGAAGTGCTGACGCTGCTGGAAGAAGACCTGTTCGCCATCGCCCAGACCACCGCCCGTCTGACGTCGAGCCATGTGCTGATCGAGGACGCGGCCAACAAGGTCCTGGCCTACTCCACGGTGACGAACAACATCGACGAACTGCGCAAGGCCTCCATCCTGTCCCGGCGCGGCCCGCGCAAGTACGAAGTCCTGCTGAAGGACCTCGGTGCCTACCGGGAGCTCCACCGCACCCGCCTTCCGGTCCGCGTTCCGGCCCGGCCCCAGGACGGGCTGCGGGAGCGGGTCGCGATCACCCTGTTCGCCGGCGAGCGCATCATGGGGTACATCTGGCTGCAGGAAACCGGGGCCGGGTTCGGCGACGACGTTGACTATGTGCTCACCGGATCGGCCGCGCGGGCGTCCGCCGAGCTGATCCGCTACCGCAACCAGCAGTCCGTCCACATGCGCGAGGACCGGGTGGTCCGGATCCTCTCTGGCCCGGCCGAAGCCGCGGCCAGCGCCCACAGCGAGAAGATTCCCGCCGACTTGCCGACGGCGCTGATCCTGATCGGCATGTCAGCCGCGGAGGCGCAAGCCGACGACGCCGCCCTCAAGCACGGCGAACTGGCGAACCTCGCGTCCATCCATGCCGCCGCGTACAAGCCGTCCGCCGTCGTCGGACAGTTCCACGGCGACACCGCCGTGATCATTCCCGGACTGCAGTCCGCCAACGCCGAAGCCGGGCTGCGGAGCCTGGCCGAGGCAATCGTCAAGGACACAGCCAAGCATCTCGGCATCAGCCCCTTCGCCGCGGTGGGACCCGTCGTCCCCGATCTGCTCTCGATCCATTCCGCGACCGGAATAACGGAGGCGCTGCTGGGCTGCATGCGCCGGTCCGGCGACGTCCCGGTATCCGGCGTGGACGACTTCGAAGCGGAGATCCTTTTCCACGACGCGGTGGAGAACTTCACGACGTCGGCCTTCCGGCACCGCAGCCTCTGGGCCCTCCTCCGCGACGATCCCGAGCTGGCCGAAACCCTGCGCGCCTATTTCGACGCCGCCCTGGACGTGGCCGAATGCGCCAGGCGGATGCAGCTGCACAAGAACACCGTCTACTACCGGATCAACAAGGTTTCCCGGGTCACCGGACTGGATTTCAGCAATCCCCGCGATTCGCTGGTGGCCCTGCTCCACATTCAGGAGTGGGCCGGCACGCAGAAGGAGCACCTGGGCAGGAGATGA
- a CDS encoding glutaminase, whose product MMTAIASPPLGLILDDLVRSHRPRTETGSVPANIPHLQSPPFDRFGIAVATTSGEVFSSGDAGLPFSIQSISKVFTLAMALSADDSGSLWSRVLREPSGTSFNSLVQLEVEHGIPRNPFINSGALVVTDHLMEKSPDAAAQVLRFLTGQVGQAGPFIDEAAASSELASSSRNLALAHFLKDFGNLRRPAQAVVENYVRQCSIMMTCVEVAKAGLFLARDGRGAHGAVVSRSEAKRIGSIMLTCGMYDAAGEFAYRVGLPGKSGVGGGILAIVPGECAVCVWSPRLDSKGNSLAGTAALADLSDRTGWSIF is encoded by the coding sequence ATGATGACAGCAATTGCCTCGCCGCCGCTTGGCCTGATCCTGGACGACCTGGTCCGGAGCCACCGGCCCAGGACCGAGACAGGGTCCGTGCCCGCAAATATTCCTCACCTGCAGTCACCGCCGTTCGACCGGTTCGGCATCGCAGTTGCCACAACGTCCGGTGAAGTCTTCAGTTCCGGCGACGCCGGTCTTCCGTTCTCGATCCAGAGCATCTCCAAGGTCTTCACCCTGGCCATGGCACTCAGCGCCGATGATTCCGGCTCGCTGTGGTCCCGGGTCCTGCGCGAACCGTCAGGGACGTCCTTCAATTCCCTGGTCCAGTTGGAAGTCGAGCACGGGATCCCCCGGAACCCCTTCATCAATTCGGGCGCCCTGGTGGTCACCGACCACCTGATGGAAAAGTCGCCCGACGCTGCCGCTCAGGTCCTGCGCTTCCTCACCGGTCAGGTGGGCCAGGCAGGTCCCTTCATCGACGAGGCGGCCGCCAGCAGTGAGCTCGCCAGCAGCAGCCGCAACCTGGCCCTGGCCCACTTCCTGAAGGACTTCGGCAACCTGCGGCGGCCCGCACAGGCCGTCGTCGAGAACTACGTGCGGCAGTGTTCAATCATGATGACCTGCGTGGAGGTGGCCAAGGCCGGCCTGTTCCTGGCGAGGGACGGCCGCGGGGCCCACGGCGCGGTGGTCTCCCGGAGCGAGGCCAAGCGCATCGGTTCCATCATGCTGACCTGTGGCATGTACGACGCTGCCGGCGAGTTTGCCTACCGCGTGGGGCTTCCGGGGAAAAGCGGTGTGGGCGGCGGCATCCTGGCGATCGTCCCCGGCGAGTGCGCCGTCTGTGTCTGGAGTCCGAGGCTGGATTCCAAAGGAAATTCCCTGGCGGGTACGGCGGCTCTCGCCGACCTGTCCGACCGGACAGGGTGGTCGATCTTCTGA